One part of the Eublepharis macularius isolate TG4126 chromosome 16, MPM_Emac_v1.0, whole genome shotgun sequence genome encodes these proteins:
- the CDH5 gene encoding cadherin-5, protein MLASCHLLLLSSAMLVPTFVHGEDLSWTAATNKVHKRLRREWIWNKMHISEEKNETLPHHVGRIISSIQNSNAMYVLEGDGANSIFKVDENTGDVSAYERLDREKKAEYQLTAHILDRTTNKSLEPPSKFRIIVQDVNDNAPIFVQRVFNGSVFEMSPVGTSVTTVTAVDADDPTLLGYADVDYKVIKGQNYFRIDKSGVIRTAAANLDREQKATYEIVVQAIDGKGLQAAESGTATVRITLIDINDNSPVFNPTKYQFEVLENITLNGEVGKLTVEDIDEPQNRNTKYSFASGNFQDTFLIIPKPYTNEGIIKPKKPLDFEKTSSYQFSVEATDGDISYANSKTKGSKSIATVSIRVIDVDEPPVFNRPSYMFEVVEGSDIKKAIGFVSAIDPDRAKREIRYRVLRSNYFKISNNGAIFAERILDREEHSWHNITVAANEIENGKILPQLETHAQVFIKVRDINDNAPQFTEPYQPGVCENAAPGKVIIRISAVDKDEMFPGLKFTYSLISDESNFTLIDNHDNTANITVKYGEFNRELVKTHYLPILISDNGLPPQSSTNTLSIHVCKCNEAGEFTFCEEAAKQMGVSVQALVAIFVCILTIFVIVLLIALRRRHKKDLNVLRKNVAEIHEQLVAYDEEGGGEMDTTSYDVSILNSVRQSSMTSPRMTQESRPCVYSQVQKPPRHGLSGTGEMAIMIEMKKDEADNDGDLLPYDTLHIFGYEGAESIAESLSSLGSGSSDSDIDYDFLNDWGPRFKMLAELYGLEGGEDFAY, encoded by the exons ATCATATCAAGCATTCAGAACTCCAATGCGATGTACGTGCTCGAGGGAGACGGCGCCAACAGTATATTCAAAGTTGATGAGAACACCGGAGACGTGTCTGCATATGAGAGGCTGGACCGAGAAAAGAAAGCCGAGTATCAGCTGACGGCCCATATTCTCGACCGTACGACCAACAAGTCGTTGGAACCGCCATCCAAGTTTCGTATCATTGTTCAGGATGTGAATGACAATGCCCCAATATTTGTTCAAAGAGTGTTTAATGGGTCCGTCTTTGAAATGTCCCCCGTAG GAACTTCAGTCACCACAGTGACAGCTGTAGATGCTGACGATCCAACGCTTCTTGGCTATGCTGACGTGGACTACAAAGTGATTAAGGGACAAAACTATTTCAGAATAGATAAGTCAG GAGTCATCCGCACAGCAGCAGCTAATCTGGACCGAGAACAGAAAGCAACCTATGAAATCGTGGTGCAGGCCATCGATGGCAAAGGTCTACAGGCTGCAGAGTCGGGCACTGCTACAGTACGCATCACATTGATTGATATCAATGACAACTCCCCAGTCTTTAATCCAA caAAGTACCAATTTGAAGTACTTGAAAATATCACTTTAAACGGGGAAGTTGGCAAACTGACTGTTGAAGACATCGACGAGCCACAGAACAGGAACACAAAGTACAGTTTTGCAAGCGGAAACTTCCAGGACACTTTCCTCATTATACCAAAGCCGTATACAAATGAAGGAATAATTAAACCTAAGAAG CCCTTGGACTTTGAAAAAACATCCAGCTACCAATTTAGTGTTGAAGCAACTGATGGCGACATATCCTATGCCAATTCCAAGACGAAAGGATCCAAGAGCATAGCTACTGTAAGCATCAGAGTTATTGATGTTGATGAACCCCCTGTCTTTAATCGTCCTTCGTACATGTTTGAAGTGGTGGAAGGCAGTGATATCAAGAAGGCTATTGGATTTGTTTCTGCAATTGATCCTGATCGAGCAAAACGGGAAATAAG GTATCGCGTCCTACGATCCAACTATTTCAAAATCTCCAACAATGGGGCTATTTTTGCTGAGAGGATTCTGGACAGAGAAGAACATTCCTGGCATAATATAACAGTGGCAGCCAATGAAATAGAGAATGGAA AAATATTACCTCAGTTAGAAACTCACGCCCAAGTTTTCATCAAAGTTCGTGATATAAATGACAACGCGCCGCAATTTACAGAACCCTATCAGCCAGGAGTATGCGAGAACGCTGCACCAGGCAAG GTGATCATCAGAATTTCTGCTGTGGATAAGGATGAAATGTTTCCTGGGCTGAAATTCACATATTCTTTAATCTCTGATGAAAGCAACTTCACACTGATTGACAATCATG ATAACACAGCGAACATCACCGTCAAATACGGAGAGTTTAATCGGGAGCTCGTCAAAACCCATTACTTGCCTATCCTCATCTCTGACAATGGCTTACCCCCACAAAGCAGCACAAACACCCTTTCCATCCACGTCTGCAAATGCAATGAGGCGGGCGAGTTCACATTTTGTGAAGAAGCAGCGAAACAAATGGGAGTCAGCGTCCAAGCTCTGGTGGCCATCTTTGTCTGCATCCTCACAATATTTG TAATTGTGCTGCTAATAGCCCTGAGAAGAAGGCACAAAAAGGATCTGAATGTCCTCCGGAAGAATGTGGCAGAGATCCATGAACAACTGGTAGCCTATGACGAAGAAGGAGGTGGTGAAATGGACACTACCAGTTATGACGTGTCAATCCTCAATTCAGTCCGCCAGAGCAGTATGACATCGCCACGGATGACTCAAGAGAGCAGGCCCTGCGTGTACTCCCAGGTTCAAAAGCCACCCAGGCACGGGCTTTCTGGcactggagaaatggccattatGATCGAAATGAAAAAAGATGAAGCCGACAATGATGGGGACTTGCTTCCCTATGACACTCTCCACATCTTTGGCTATGAAGGCGCAGAGTCCATTGCAGAATCCCTAAGCTCTTTAGGGTCGGGGTCCTCTGACTCGGATATCGATTATGACTTCCTGAATGACTGGGGCCCCAGATTTAAAATGTTGGCAGAGCTTTATGGACTGGAAGGCGGTGAAGATTTTGCATATTGA